The Xanthomonas sp. DAR 34887 genome has a segment encoding these proteins:
- a CDS encoding cell wall hydrolase gives MKLAWILWLSQLLPQPAADSLCLSTTVYLEARDQTLRGQQAVAEVALRRLDSGLWGNSMCQVVTARKQFAPGLVKPGTELKNDDAWADAVNVAFAAERNWALPQGQRKEIVPGASHFAAHAIASPSWRNAYQVATIGDHTFYRVQKLRPRNAS, from the coding sequence ATGAAACTGGCCTGGATACTCTGGCTTTCGCAACTGTTGCCGCAACCCGCCGCCGATTCGCTGTGTTTGAGCACCACCGTTTACCTGGAAGCGCGCGATCAGACGCTGCGCGGCCAGCAGGCGGTCGCCGAAGTGGCGCTGCGGCGCCTGGACAGCGGCCTGTGGGGCAATTCGATGTGCCAGGTGGTCACCGCGCGCAAGCAGTTCGCGCCAGGGCTTGTGAAACCCGGCACCGAACTGAAGAACGACGACGCCTGGGCCGATGCGGTCAATGTCGCCTTCGCCGCCGAGCGCAACTGGGCGCTGCCGCAGGGCCAGCGCAAGGAGATCGTGCCTGGCGCCAGCCACTTCGCCGCGCATGCGATCGCCAGCCCGAGCTGGCGCAATGCCTACCAGGTGGCGACGATCGGCGACCACACGTTCTACCGCGTGCAGAAACTGCGGCCGCGCAACGCTTCCTGA